The Impatiens glandulifera chromosome 3, dImpGla2.1, whole genome shotgun sequence genome contains a region encoding:
- the LOC124931990 gene encoding glutaredoxin-C4, with protein sequence MRMRTIGGKMLSESAAMLMIAAVFLFAIAVSKSPPSSASSLVKKTISSHPIVIFSKSYCPYCKKAKAVFKELKQEAYVVELDQRDDGWDIQDAVSQLVGRRTVPQVFINGKHIGGSDDTIEAYESGELAKLLGIEVEGDDEEDL encoded by the exons ATGAGGATGAGGACGATTGGGGGCAAAATGTTGAGCGAATCGGCGGCGATGTTGATGATAGCCGCTGTGTTTCTCTTTGCAATCGCGGTATCGAAATCTCCGCCGTCTTCGGCTTCTTCATTGGTTAAGAAGACCATCTCTTCTCATCCCATTGTCATCTTCTCCAAGTCTTATTGCCC GTACTGTAAAAAGGCAAAAGCTGTTTTCAAAGAGTTGAAGCAAGAAGCATATGTTGTAGAACTTGATCAGAGAG ATGATGGGTGGGACATTCAGGATGCAGTTAGCCAACTTGTAGGAAGACGTACTGTTCCTCAAGTGTTCATCAACGGGAAGCACATTGGTGGTTCGGATG ATACAATTGAGGCCTATGAAAGTGGGGAGTTGGCTAAGCTATTAGGGATTGAGGTCGagggtgatgatgaagaggatcTATAA